Within the Hermetia illucens chromosome 6, iHerIll2.2.curated.20191125, whole genome shotgun sequence genome, the region TTGAATTCGCTCTTCGAGGTTGAGAAAATTCTCCTCGTTGTACCCTAACTCATTTGGATCGCTGGAATATTGCCATATATTCTGATGGCCTTGACGCAACTCTTCccagtactttgataaagtagCTGTCTTCAATTCGTAGTATGATTTGGGTTGTGCCTGTTCAACTGTGTCGATGCCGCTAATAATGTTTTCCACAGCCCGTATCCTTGATTCCTGTTGCCTTATTAGTACCACGACATCGCTGGGACATCGCTCGTTCTGAGCATTGTTTACTGCCCTGGCGGCCTTTGTATCTAAAGCATCCGTGGCTGATTTACCCAAATTGATATTCAACTTGGACGTGCCTTCCAAACTCTGAAGGCgttccgcaatgtcgtccttgTACTTGGTGTACTCGCGCTGCATTGAAGAGAAATATTGTTTCTCGAAATATGGATGAGCTGGAAGATAATGCGCTAACTCTTCAAGCTCTTCATTTCTCTCCGAAAAGGCTGTCCAGAGATTTTCCAATTGTTCCAATCTCGTCGTGAGATATTCCCTTGTCTTACGAGCTACCGAATCTTTCCGGTAGTTACTCAAAAGACGCTGAATCTCCTGGCCCGTCACATCTTGTTGGTGAGTAAGATTATTAACTTTCTCAAGTATCGCCTCCATGATTGGCTAGGATAATTCCACAAAGTTATTAACTCGCCTCGTGTCCCTTTAATGTTGTGATCGgccgatcacgtcggggtcaccaaaaaaTGTCTTAATCCTGATAGGTCCACTCGGTGATACACCGGGTGAGTCTTTCTTCTTGATCAAGTGAAACACCTgctcaagtcaaaaccaagtaAAGTTCGTTTTTAAGTCTGTCAGTATGTTCATTGGGTGAAAAACCGAATGAGTCCGTCTTTCTTAATTGGGTGGAACACCGAATCAAGTTTAGTCCAGtagagtatatttccaaatcttcgaagtctccagcagcctcactggagaagaataaaaggcttagttcttcgggacttgaaaatacactaaattctttattaattgttctcGCTTAAATAGGAACAAAAGTGCTTACACGCTAATATCAAAAAGTGTACAAAAATGTTTACTTGctatgagaaaaattacaaattgcttacatgctaaatatgcgtgcatgcggaaaatattcaccttggatatgcaaatattttttgcatgcaccggatgcgcgtgcagacggttttttactgcagcctgaacaagatcattctcctctatcacgatcaattcgcccgaatgcattcaataatgtgcaatatgcaaCGAATTTTAAGGTAATTTCACACTATAGATTGCATTATTgcaaattaatcccgaaaaaggcgaatgaatcCTGCTCCCGTCGCAAAGCTGCGGCCACTACAAGATATTGGCTCGAGTGATATATTGTCTTAATCGTAGCAAGACTCATGCTCATTCAACTCATTTCAGCAAATAGTAAAAACTCATTCATTCGTTTTTACAATGAATAACTCAAACGTCCTTTTGAATATTATCACCTCTAGTATCCATCCTTCTCTTGCTTGATCAAATATATTAgcagatgtaggatgtcttAGGGTAAGCTATGTCTTTGAGCAATGATACGGCGGAGGCAGATGTCTACAAAGCTTTTGCCGTTATGATGACGAAGTCAACTCTTAGGGAGCTTGCTCTGGAATTCATTCTTCTTTTTGGGCATCGGAAGTCACTGTTGTGCATGTAACTCTCGAAATCAAATTGTATTTGCCTTGCGTATGTCGTTGCCGTCAATATCCGTCTACGGATTCGCATTTAAATCTGGTATGCGTACCATAGTTACCACGGCGCAGTATTGCATGAGTAGTAGAATAGTTTAGTCCCAAAAAAACAACTGTACAAGTTCTATCAACGTTCAAATTGTTTTCAAATATCTCATTTcctattttttccttttcctagGTCGGTTTAGAAGCTGGATTGCCTTTGGGACGATTGCATCACGTTATTGATGTGGCAAATGTGCTTAAGTCCTTTTTCCGTGAATTACCAGAGCCGCTGATTCCACCTAGTATTCAAGAGCCGTTGTTACGCAGCTTGCTAGCTGGCGAAAGAGGCACAAAGCCATTGCTGATGACATGCTTACTTCTACCAATGCTGAATATAAACACATTGGCATTTTTTATGCAATTTCTTCATACGGTTTCGTTATCCTCCCACCGAAATAAGATGACTACCGACAACTTAGCAATATTGTTCACACCAGGTCTGATGCCTTTAGCCGATATAAGTGGAGTTCGCTTCGCCAACCACGTAAAAGTCGTCAAATTACTTATTGAGAAATCAGAATTGATCGGGGTTTTGCCTGAAAGCATCGCAGAGAAATTGAACCATTTGGCGGCAAAAACTCCATCGGGGGccgacaaaaagaagaaaaagagacgAAGCGGTTCGCTAACTCGTAATGTGTTTCAATTAGAAATATGCTGGACTTAGCTATTTTTACTTTCTCCCTCCTCATGTAGGCATGTTCAACGGCTTACGAAAGATTGTTGGAGTGATTGGATCGGCTGAAAATCTGGATAGCACAGCAGAAAATGAGCCAGCCACGCCGTGCCTTAGTAAATCGGCAAAGAAGAGAAAATTGGCCGATGTATCAGCTTTCAGTGCGAAAAAGAAGTGAGTATTTGCATACTAGTTACGTTGTGTAGAGAATTTTGATCTGTTTGAACGATAATTCAGAAAGGATTTGCTGGCGTTGTTTCCCGAGAACGAAGGAGTACTTCCAAACACACCATTTTCAGAAAAGTAAGTGCTTCGAACGTGGATATGATTTATCTTCCCTTAATGTACAACGGCGAATCTTTTTCTATGTTGTGGCGAAATAATTTCCtatcaattttaatatattgggttggggaaaacgaattgtcgtattttgtcaatagatggcgacacttaaacatatcttgtgttgtacttatcgtatCGGGtaatactatacggcgatttgaagacgaccatctgtgctacaagtgtctctttgacagtgttgtgatcgtacttTCCAGTCTCAAgtcatagcgcgtcaaagatggagtccaccaagcaagaaattcgtcatattttacatttttactacttgagaggtaaaaatgcaacgaaggcttATGGgctcgatactgtaacgattcgcacagcaccgCGTTGGttggatcgatttcgttctggtgtagtggatgttgaagatacaccctgtactggtaggccaatctttgtagaaaccgataaaatcgtcgaaatcatccaagtagaacGGCATGTGAGCAtccgctcgattggccaggaactggctATAGATCATAAAATCCTTTGgaatcatttgcagaagattggattccaaaaaaagctggatgtttgggtgccaaacGAGTTGattcaaaaaaatctcttgggccGAGTCAACGCCTGCGGTGCAccactgaaacggaacgaattcgtcCCATTTATGAAACCGATGTTggttggtgatgaaaagtggattacgtacgataacctcaagcgaaaaagatcgtggtcgaagcgtggCGAGCCGGCCTAAAAAAacaccaagcccggattgacggccaggaaggttttgctgtgtgtttggtgggactggaaaggaatcatccactatgagctgctcaactatagccagaccctcaattcggtcctctactgtgagcaactcgaccgtttgaagtagGCGATTGAGCAGAAgcagccagaattggtcaataggaccCTATTGCACCCAccatatagtccggacctgacaccaagtgattaccatctcttccggtccatgcaaaacgctcttcgTGCtattaagttggcctcaaaagaggctagTGAAAAGTGGCTGtccgagttttttgcaaataaggagagcgggttttataagggggggggggggggataatgaagttgccttctaaatggcaacaagtttgtggcgcatatttgacttaaaatcggataattctaagtatgttaaataaagcgtcaaatttcgatcacaaatacaacatttctttttccccaactcaaTATTTTAACTGGAAAGCAGATTTAAAATTAATGatcttttatatatttccatTTACTCTGCAGAGAAACGAAAAAGACTAGATTAAGTCTGGGTGGTCGAAAAGTTGCGAAGAGCTCGTCGAGTACGTCTGCTAATGGGCTACCCGTTGAACGTCGTTGGAGTATGGTTGGTCCTGGTTGGAATCGGAAAAAGCATAGTCAAACGGAATTCGATCGAAAAGTGGAAGCTTCCAATCCGTCGTTATCTCCAATTATGTCAGCGCCGTGCATTGTCGATGTAGATAGCCCGAAAGAAAATACACCGGTGGAAACGTTCGAAAAAGATGAAGATAAGACACTAAGCATTACTGAACCCACGAATGCAGTATGTGATTACGATTTTGTACGAATACCGAAAAGCGAATACGAAGCGATTAAAGAAAGAGTTTCAGCTATAGAAACTCGGATTTCTCAGGAATTTGGGAGTGTCAGGGACTGTATTCTACGTTCATCATCTTCAGATTTAGATAACAGCCTAAGCGGTCCCGAAAAAGTTCTAAATAAATTCGAGAAAACTATGGAAGAGGCAGGAAATGTAACTTCACCACAAACGGAGCTTTTAGCAAAGCGACTTTCCCGAGAATTAAAAATCCGAGGAAGCGAGGAGCATAAAGTTATCCGGTCACCGTCTGCACGGAAGATTGGAACGATGCGACGCCGCTCACGGGAGAATGTTAAATTAGCGCGAAATAAAACGTGGCATATTAGCAACAAAGTAACAGAGGTGCAACCAAATATAGAAGTTAGAAATGGAGTCGTACCATTTTATCCGAAGAGCAATCTTAAGCGAGGAAGGCCGAACACAGTGTTCACAGGATTGCATCAACCCGGGTCGATTTCTAAGATGGAAGAAGATAATATAGACGACAATAATTTAAATGAGGGAGAAAAGTGGACGTCGGCAGAAATATTCTTTAATAATACAAATGGGGCGAAGAGGCGAAGTATTGGCGTTCAAAGTACTACTGATGCGATCGTAGAGGAGAACGCTGAAACAAATGAGTTCAAAACTCCAGCCAAACGACCGAAATCAAATGATGAGACTCCCATGTATATAACAACTATCAATCTCAACGAAGCAAAAACGCCTATGCTGCCGCCAAAGTCAACTGTTAAGAAGGCTAGCGTCTCTAAATCACATTCAAAAATTGAACCCAAAAATATCCAAAAACCTGTTCCTGAAGACGGTCTTCAAGGAAGGGCGTCAATTGCACGCTTGAGAAGTCAAAATGCCGGAATGGTTATGGCCAAAGCTAAACTTTTCGATGAGCTAGGCTCCGATGTGGATAAGCCTAAACTTCCacttcgcgctaacgagaatcgcCGGAAAAGTTCAATTTATCAGAACAAAATCAGTTCACATAACGAGGCTAACAACTGTTATTTAGTTCCTTACAAAAACCTTATCACTCAGATGCCAAAAGATAGAATGTCTGATTTTTCCAGTGCTAAAACTCCTCGTCGAAAAGTCACCCCGAAAAGTCCTGGATATGTGCAAAAGCGACAAATGCAAAAGTTGTCGTTGTCACGACAAGTTATCCAGAATCGAGCCACGATAGAAAATATCGTAAATGATATTGAAAATGTATCTAATAACAGTGACGGCAATGTGAAGAATAACTCACTGTCGCGTAGTGCGAACTCAGGCAGAAAGTCGAGTAATGCCGACAGTCCATATTGCAATACGCCACGGATAAAAAAACcgttgcaagtgaattctccaaGACGTTTTGTAAAAACGCCGCGGGGCCAGTCTAACACGAGCGGGGGACGACGCACTCCTTTAAAGGCAACTCCTGTAGGAACGCGATGCTCGCCCAGGCTGAAGCTACAATCCGAGAATAAATACACTTCttagttttgttgtttttaataAATGTACCATTGTTGCGTACATTATTTGCATCTCATTGAGATTGTCGTTCATTAAGtgtcatattttatatttttttatgtgtAAGCATATATTTAGAAgtcactttaaaaaaaaagaaataaaaatgcgTATCATTAAAATCCAGGTGTTTGCTTTTTGTGTTGGAACACTGAGAAGCAGCTACAAGCCCTTTTTCCCTAATTACGATCTATTTCGTACATACCGCTTTCAACAGCTATAACCCGGCTCCAATATTGTCGGTGGAACCGCAGTGGTTATCTCCAATAAATTGTTCTCAACGCAACACTACCCTCCAGTGAATTTCTTCAAATCCATTGAAGCCACTCTCATCCCCTTATTGTGTCTATCACGGAATACATTGCAGCTATTTACTGCCCTAAGCTATCTTTCGACTCCTTTGGCTTTTCCGACCTCATCGCTTCTTGCTCCTCTCGTCCTCTGAACCATGAGAGGTAGCCAAGTCTTGGGCCCTCGTCATTGGCGGAGACCTGAATGCCAAACATCCTTCATGGCTCGACCAAAACCCCAATTTCAATGATCACCAACTCCAGGTCTTCTTCCTCAGCCCGAAGTATGTCCCATTTTAGTTTCGCCCAACCAACCTTTTTCCACTCCAACTGTCACTCCTAACTAGATCACTTGGTCATTTCCTCTAACATCACCATCATACTAAACCGTAACATCTTCCCTTTCGTAGATTAGATAGAGAGTAATAGATTCTTGCCACATTTCCATACCCTAAAAGCCAAGCTATAGGAGTTCGACTTGTCTTTTAGAACTAGAATCCGCCCTCTGTGTTCAGAACATACTAACTCGCGTTCAGCGAGTACCTGCCTGGTCTGATCTTGGAAAATCTTTCTCCTCTCCTCGACGATCTTTTCTCGGAATATTTCTTCACCGGAACAGGCCAAAGTGCTTGCGGACTACTTCTTCGAAGCTTACCAAACCACTGTTGCAGTGCAAAACTCCCTCACAGAATCGGAAATCGTAGAGAATATCTCCCGATTAAAATCGTTCAACACCTACTCATTAAAGCGTCATTTGTCCAATACTTTTGCCAATCCATTTTAAAATCCAACATAACCCGAATCCACTCCATCCCTATTCTTCACCAAGCTTAGTATGGTCAAAAACGTCAAAATAAGCAGCAAAAATAAAAGGTCAACCGGTTTCGATTGTATCCCTATGGTCGTCCTTAAGAAATGGCGCCAAATCCATCAGCCCTTTCCTGTCCAACCTAATAAATCACTGCATCCTGAATGCACACTTTCCTACAAGCTGGAAACGCGCACGAATCGTCCTAatcctcaaaaaacaaaaaaatcgactTCATCTTAACAGCTATCGGCTACTCTCGATATCCTCTTCGCTAGACAAAGTCTTTGCAAGAACTATCAAAACGCTCATCGATGATCAAATCGACTGCAATAACTCCATACCAGATTTCCAGTTCGCAAACCGTCCTGCACATTCGGCTGAGCATGTCTTTCTCGTCCTAAAAACGGACATCCTACTGAACCTAAACCCTTATCATAGCCTGCCTTCTTGACTTTAAGAAAGCCGTCGACTCAGTCTGGCAGCACGGACTAGTCCTTAAATTAAACCATTCCCTGTCTTTCCACCCACATCTATGCAAGCTCATACTCAGCTTCGTAGATAATCGCTCGAAAAAAGTAGCCATTCACGAATTCACCTCACCACCCTAGTCTTGTCCAGCTGACTCCCCACAAGGTTCGGTCCTCTGCGCCACCCTGTTCTTACTCTTCATGACAGACCTCCCAAAACCACATTCATCTCAAAACCCCATTAGAATCCTCCAACACGCAGACGACCTCATCATCTACACCTCGAAAAGAAAGATTCTTTGCAGGGAATTCCGCCTCAACTCCTATTTTGAGGACCTGCAGCACTATTTCACTCGTCCTGAATCCCCACAAAGGCCGAACCATTGCCTTCCGAAGCTACCTCAAAAACATGTCACTTCAAATTAACAACTCTCCCATTCCAAACACTAATAATGGCACATACCTAGGAGTCATAATGAACTTCAAACTATCCAATATTCCCCACATCAAGGAAACCCTTCTCAAGGCCAACTCCCCCTTTCGCCCCTTTTTGCTCAATCGAGGCCCCTATTTTCTGGTGCGATTTATTCCCAGCGCAGATGGAGCAAAAACACCTGTAGAGAAAGATGCTTCCTACGACACGCTGGCGGAACATACCATCCTCTATACTACCGGCGAAATCCCTCGCATTGACGCTTTCCTCGTCAACCAATGaataaaattcctttcaaaGTGCAAGATCCACCTGAACCCTCCAATCAAGAAAATCTCCTTACAGTCAACCAATTAATCCAGATAACCCTCCACAATCTAGATCGCGGAAACGTGTTCGACGAAGAAGGAACAGTCGCCCTCTTCACTGGCCCCTATTCCCCTTCACAATACGTGAAGCCCAACCGACCTAATAGACGCAACTAACCCCACCCCCTCTCCACGCACCTCCTCCCTCTTTCTACTTTCTATCTTCTCTTTTCTCCTCTCTGTTTTCTTTCTATCTCCCTCATTTTGGTCACTTCAACTGCTCAAtatggttgagattgatttgcttTAACCTCCTTTCTTGATTGGTTTCAAGGCTCTTCTTTTTCCTTTGTAAAGCATTTCTTTGATATATCGCAGTGCGTTTTGCCGGTATGTGGCCAAATATTCAAGGCATCTAAAACAGCACTTAAGGGGCACCTGTTCTCTGAGTAGGCAAACGACCCAaggtatttttactttaccaactGCCAGCAGTTTGAATTAGAGAGAGAGGTTAGaccactgggttgtcatacggcggacc harbors:
- the LOC119660541 gene encoding rho GTPase-activating protein 11A-like isoform X2, which produces MLLGDVLNKDELSSLVIAELKEFGIKFRKEKKTKSAQEKCCRRIFRMPLAALELTDVVLASGGVVQIPKFVADACQRILEQVETEGLFRKAGSANRQKEIRVGLEAGLPLGRLHHVIDVANVLKSFFRELPEPLIPPSIQEPLLRSLLAGERGTKPLLMTCLLLPMLNINTLAFFMQFLHTVSLSSHRNKMTTDNLAILFTPGLMPLADISGVRFANHVKVVKLLIEKSELIGVLPESIAEKLNHLAAKTPSGADKKKKKRRSGMFNGLRKIVGVIGSAENLDSTAENEPATPCLSKSAKKRKLADVSAFSAKKKKDLLALFPENEGVLPNTPFSEKETKKTRLSLGGRKVAKSSSSTSANGLPVERRWSMVGPGWNRKKHSQTEFDRKVEASNPSLSPIMSAPCIVDVDSPKENTPVETFEKDEDKTLSITEPTNAVCDYDFVRIPKSEYEAIKERVSAIETRISQEFGSVRDCILRSSSSDLDNSLSGPEKVLNKFEKTMEEAGNVTSPQTELLAKRLSRELKIRGSEEHKVIRSPSARKIGTMRRRSRENVKLARNKTWHISNKVTEVQPNIEVRNGVVPFYPKSNLKRGRPNTVFTGLHQPGSISKMEEDNIDDNNLNEGEKWTSAEIFFNNTNGAKRRSIGVQSTTDAIVEENAETNEFKTPAKRPKSNDETPMYITTINLNEAKTPMLPPKSTVKKASVSKSHSKIEPKNIQKPVPEDGLQGRASIARLRSQNAGMVMAKAKLFDELGSDVDKPKLPLRANENRRKSSIYQNKISSHNEANNCYLVPYKNLITQMPKDRMSDFSSAKTPRRKVTPKSPGYVQKRQMQKLSLSRQVIQNRATIENIVNDIENVSNNSDGNVKNNSLSRSANSGRKSSNADSPYCNTPRIKKPLQVNSPRRFVKTPRGQSNTSGGRRTPLKATPVGTRCSPRLKLQSENKYTS
- the LOC119660541 gene encoding uncharacterized protein LOC119660541 isoform X1, with the protein product MLLGDVLNKDELSSLVIAELKEFGIKFRKEKKTKSAQEKCCRRIFRMPLAALELTDVVLASGGVVQIPKFVADACQRILEQVETEGLFRKAGSANRQKEIRVGLEAGLPLGRLHHVIDVANVLKSFFRELPEPLIPPSIQEPLLRSLLAGERGTKPLLMTCLLLPMLNINTLAFFMQFLHTVSLSSHRNKMTTDNLAILFTPGLMPLADISGVRFANHVKVVKLLIEKSELIGVLPESIAEKLNHLAAKTPSGADKKKKKRRSGSLTRMFNGLRKIVGVIGSAENLDSTAENEPATPCLSKSAKKRKLADVSAFSAKKKKDLLALFPENEGVLPNTPFSEKETKKTRLSLGGRKVAKSSSSTSANGLPVERRWSMVGPGWNRKKHSQTEFDRKVEASNPSLSPIMSAPCIVDVDSPKENTPVETFEKDEDKTLSITEPTNAVCDYDFVRIPKSEYEAIKERVSAIETRISQEFGSVRDCILRSSSSDLDNSLSGPEKVLNKFEKTMEEAGNVTSPQTELLAKRLSRELKIRGSEEHKVIRSPSARKIGTMRRRSRENVKLARNKTWHISNKVTEVQPNIEVRNGVVPFYPKSNLKRGRPNTVFTGLHQPGSISKMEEDNIDDNNLNEGEKWTSAEIFFNNTNGAKRRSIGVQSTTDAIVEENAETNEFKTPAKRPKSNDETPMYITTINLNEAKTPMLPPKSTVKKASVSKSHSKIEPKNIQKPVPEDGLQGRASIARLRSQNAGMVMAKAKLFDELGSDVDKPKLPLRANENRRKSSIYQNKISSHNEANNCYLVPYKNLITQMPKDRMSDFSSAKTPRRKVTPKSPGYVQKRQMQKLSLSRQVIQNRATIENIVNDIENVSNNSDGNVKNNSLSRSANSGRKSSNADSPYCNTPRIKKPLQVNSPRRFVKTPRGQSNTSGGRRTPLKATPVGTRCSPRLKLQSENKYTS